The Geotalea uraniireducens Rf4 genome window below encodes:
- a CDS encoding glycosyltransferase, which yields MSRFLLAWALGGNYGHLGKLAPLTRALKDSGHDVALAVRDLSTLGQFLDRSEATFLQAPVDAPPRWRLQPASFADILEESGFGNPDRLDGLVRGWHGLFDLYRPDVVVAEYAPSAVFAAKLAGIPCLRMDTGFAIPPEMSPYPCFRPWLKLRREQLLGKEMNMLQAMNQVRKDYGHSAHEYLFQAVQANLTLLTTVPELDHYPARKGGCYIGPLLNLDTGQNVPWPGGNGKRIFAYLRPFPELGLVLDGLRDCGSQTIAVVPGIDQELCDRYSGSNLSITSQTAALRPILTKADLVVSHTGHGLTSAALLAGVPTLAIPTQIEQMMLMRTIERIGIGIGITPNALRAHFQEVLQKTLADQEITHRTQEIAAKYSRYDEKRTLARLIKTIERLPEAIRNRQPGKQEKINR from the coding sequence ATGAGCCGTTTTTTGCTGGCATGGGCATTGGGTGGCAATTACGGCCATTTGGGTAAATTGGCACCACTGACGAGAGCACTCAAGGATAGTGGACATGATGTGGCCCTTGCCGTCAGGGATCTTTCCACTCTGGGGCAGTTCCTTGACCGTTCCGAGGCGACTTTTCTACAGGCGCCTGTTGACGCCCCCCCAAGATGGAGGCTACAGCCAGCGAGCTTTGCCGATATCCTTGAAGAAAGCGGTTTCGGCAATCCTGACCGGCTTGATGGGCTGGTACGAGGTTGGCACGGCCTCTTTGATCTCTACCGACCCGACGTGGTGGTGGCGGAATATGCGCCGTCAGCCGTATTTGCCGCTAAGCTGGCAGGTATACCCTGTCTGCGTATGGATACCGGCTTCGCTATTCCGCCGGAGATGAGCCCCTATCCCTGCTTCCGACCTTGGCTCAAGCTACGAAGGGAACAGCTGTTGGGAAAAGAGATGAACATGCTGCAGGCCATGAACCAAGTTCGCAAGGACTATGGCCATTCTGCGCATGAGTATCTCTTTCAGGCAGTGCAGGCCAACCTGACCCTGCTGACAACTGTGCCGGAGCTTGATCACTACCCGGCACGCAAGGGAGGTTGCTATATCGGCCCGCTGTTGAATCTGGACACAGGGCAGAATGTCCCCTGGCCTGGAGGAAATGGAAAGCGGATATTTGCCTACCTGCGCCCTTTTCCAGAACTTGGGCTGGTACTGGATGGGCTCAGGGACTGTGGCAGTCAAACCATTGCCGTGGTTCCCGGCATCGACCAGGAGCTTTGCGACAGGTATAGCGGCAGCAATCTTTCGATCACCAGCCAAACTGCGGCATTGCGGCCTATCCTGACCAAAGCGGATCTGGTCGTTTCCCATACCGGCCATGGCCTGACATCGGCGGCACTGCTTGCAGGGGTACCGACATTGGCAATACCGACCCAGATCGAGCAGATGATGCTGATGAGAACCATCGAACGAATTGGTATAGGTATTGGTATCACCCCCAATGCACTACGGGCACATTTTCAGGAAGTCCTGCAAAAAACCCTTGCCGATCAAGAGATTACCCACCGAACACAAGAGATTGCAGCCAAGTACAGTCGGTATGATGAAAAGAGAACCTTGGCTCGTCTAATAAAAACCATTGAGCGACTGCCTGAAGCCATCAGAAACAGGCAGCCCGGCAAACAGGAGAAAATAAACAGATGA
- a CDS encoding HlyD family type I secretion periplasmic adaptor subunit, whose amino-acid sequence MNEQHPPKPSRLARLSSWLFSAAETDSLDFAPSMVQLQEKPPAPLGRTVLKVVAILFCCVLLWAVLGRLDIVAVAEGKLVPKTYLKIVQPSEQGIVEEIMVKEGQSVTKGQLLMRMDAVLSTAEGKSLASEFHRLRLALRRIDAELAGRPLTRESNDPPDLFAQVSAQYHTNRQAHQSAIDEQQSVLERASQDMASAREIKAKLEQTLPHYREMEKAYEDLFKVGTVAKLQFSEKQRDRIEKEHDLKTQEYTLKSNQALMAQTLKNMAQLTADNRRQLQTERVETMGQLEKITQELAKQQHRHQLLELKASNDGVVKDLATHTAGTVVTPGTILMTLVPKEEPLQAEVWVSNEDIGFVRPDQPVKVKLSAFSFQKYGMLDGKVEQVSADSSENPNQSGTIDSTTSVPPRDLSRLRYKTLIALSTQQLIADGQKHKLTPGMQVSAEIKLGTRSVVEYLFSPVTKAFHEAGRER is encoded by the coding sequence ATGAATGAGCAGCACCCACCAAAACCTTCCCGCTTGGCGAGGTTGTCCTCTTGGCTGTTCAGTGCCGCCGAAACAGATTCGTTGGACTTTGCCCCTTCCATGGTTCAATTACAGGAGAAGCCGCCGGCACCGCTGGGACGGACCGTGTTGAAGGTTGTAGCGATACTGTTCTGTTGCGTCCTGCTTTGGGCTGTTCTGGGGCGACTGGATATCGTGGCAGTTGCGGAAGGTAAGCTGGTACCGAAGACTTACTTGAAGATCGTGCAGCCTTCTGAACAGGGAATCGTGGAGGAGATCATGGTCAAAGAGGGGCAGTCGGTTACCAAGGGGCAACTCCTGATGCGGATGGATGCGGTACTCTCCACTGCGGAAGGAAAATCCCTGGCTTCGGAATTCCACCGTTTGCGGCTTGCCCTGCGCCGGATCGATGCAGAACTGGCAGGCAGACCGCTTACCAGGGAGAGCAATGACCCGCCTGATCTGTTCGCGCAGGTATCAGCACAATATCATACCAACCGTCAGGCCCATCAGAGCGCCATTGACGAGCAGCAAAGCGTACTGGAGCGCGCCAGCCAGGATATGGCCTCTGCCCGGGAAATCAAGGCAAAGCTTGAGCAGACACTCCCCCATTACCGTGAGATGGAAAAGGCCTACGAGGATCTTTTCAAAGTAGGAACAGTGGCAAAGCTTCAATTTTCAGAGAAGCAACGTGATCGCATTGAGAAGGAACATGACCTTAAGACCCAGGAGTACACCCTAAAAAGCAATCAAGCACTGATGGCCCAAACTCTGAAAAATATGGCTCAGCTTACTGCCGACAACCGGCGACAGTTGCAGACAGAACGAGTTGAGACAATGGGACAGCTTGAGAAGATCACACAGGAGTTGGCCAAGCAGCAGCACCGTCACCAGCTGCTGGAATTGAAGGCCTCCAACGACGGAGTTGTGAAGGATTTGGCAACACATACCGCCGGTACGGTGGTAACGCCGGGGACAATCCTGATGACCCTGGTACCGAAGGAAGAACCGCTGCAGGCTGAGGTATGGGTTAGCAACGAAGATATCGGCTTCGTGCGTCCTGATCAACCGGTGAAGGTCAAACTTTCTGCCTTTAGCTTCCAGAAATACGGCATGTTGGACGGAAAAGTGGAGCAGGTCAGTGCCGATTCCAGCGAAAATCCAAACCAGAGCGGAACGATCGATTCGACCACGTCAGTTCCCCCCAGGGACCTAAGCCGACTGCGCTACAAAACCCTGATCGCTCTTTCCACCCAGCAACTCATTGCCGACGGACAGAAGCACAAATTGACACCGGGCATGCAGGTATCGGCGGAGATCAAGCTCGGTACGAGATCGGTGGTGGAATATCTGTTCTCGCCGGTGACGAAGGCCTTCCATGAAGCGGGGCGAGAGCGGTAA
- a CDS encoding alpha/beta fold hydrolase, with amino-acid sequence MGNSLDCGNPDACDGMNPERRRSGVVRCLRRISVVLALMLLATVSAGVLYQSASSVWDRYRLPPPGKLVSIDGLRLHMLASGKRCGKGSPTVVLETGLGGMSSAWGWIQPEVAKFARVVSYDRAGLGWSEADSGPVSATGNVRRLHGMLHSAGIEGPYVLVGHSMGGLLVRLFNDLYPDEVSGVVLIDASHPDQRQRSQAIRSHMNAGFRMLRTVPLLARIGYVRISNFFQEQADGLPPLQCDEARSFLCSYEHLKVTNEEASNWNALCSQVRTTRSLGEKPLTVLSAGEGARPGALELQADLARLSSRGRHLVIKGADHVTLVTHREHALRVVEEIRWLVEMTQPTCQHFPNT; translated from the coding sequence ATGGGAAATTCGCTCGACTGCGGAAACCCTGATGCCTGCGACGGCATGAATCCCGAACGGAGGCGTTCTGGAGTGGTGCGCTGCCTGAGACGGATCAGCGTAGTGCTGGCTTTGATGCTTCTTGCAACCGTGTCTGCGGGAGTCCTTTACCAGAGCGCCTCATCCGTTTGGGACCGGTACAGGTTACCTCCTCCCGGGAAGCTTGTATCGATAGACGGGCTCAGGCTGCATATGCTGGCAAGCGGCAAACGATGCGGAAAAGGGAGCCCTACGGTCGTGCTTGAGACCGGTCTCGGGGGGATGAGTTCCGCGTGGGGATGGATTCAGCCTGAAGTGGCCAAATTTGCAAGGGTCGTTTCCTACGACCGGGCGGGGCTTGGCTGGAGCGAGGCGGACTCTGGACCCGTGTCCGCAACGGGAAACGTGCGCAGGCTGCACGGAATGCTGCACTCAGCCGGTATCGAGGGCCCCTATGTGCTGGTAGGCCATTCCATGGGGGGGCTTTTGGTACGCCTCTTTAACGATCTGTATCCTGACGAGGTGTCCGGCGTCGTACTGATCGATGCCTCGCACCCCGATCAGCGTCAGCGCAGCCAGGCCATACGCAGCCATATGAATGCAGGCTTTCGCATGCTCAGGACCGTTCCGCTCCTGGCCAGGATCGGCTACGTCCGAATCAGCAATTTCTTCCAGGAGCAGGCCGATGGTTTGCCGCCGTTGCAGTGCGATGAGGCGCGCTCGTTCCTCTGCTCGTACGAACACCTGAAAGTCACGAACGAGGAGGCGTCGAACTGGAATGCTCTCTGTTCGCAAGTGCGCACAACCAGGAGCCTGGGGGAAAAGCCCCTCACCGTACTGAGCGCAGGGGAGGGGGCGAGGCCAGGGGCGCTCGAGCTGCAAGCGGATCTGGCACGGCTATCCTCCCGCGGCAGGCATCTCGTCATCAAAGGAGCCGACCATGTGACGCTGGTAACCCACAGGGAGCATGCGTTGCGAGTGGTTGAAGAAATCCGGTGGCTGGTCGAAATGACGCAGCCGACCTGTCAGCATTTTCCGAACACCTGA
- a CDS encoding IS256 family transposase yields the protein MTINTDVIDDLLKHYKTPEEILGENGLLKQLTKAVLQRALQAEMTLHLGHEKHASVSAKGGNARNGSSAKTIKGDFGTMPIEVPRDRDSSFEPVIIPKGQTRFAEFDDKIISLYSRGLTTREIQGHLEEIYGVEVSPALISIVTEAVAEEVKAWQNRPLDALYPIVYMDAIRVKARGNGHVVNKAVYLAIGINIDGAKEVLGMWVSENEGAKFWLQVVTELKNRGVQDIFIACVDGLKGFPEAIEIVYPNTQVQLCIVHMVRNSLKFVSWKQRKEVATDLKVIYQSATAEQAEMELTAFEAKWDKTHPTISQSWRRNWAQVIPFFAYPADIRKVIYTTNAIESLNMSLRKVTKNRGSFPNDEAMFKLLYLALRNIAKKWTLPIRDWKAAMNRFSILFEDRMPSY from the coding sequence ATGACTATTAACACCGACGTAATCGACGATCTACTCAAACATTATAAGACCCCCGAAGAGATTCTAGGGGAAAACGGGCTGCTGAAGCAGTTGACCAAGGCTGTTCTTCAGCGGGCGCTCCAGGCTGAAATGACACTGCACCTCGGCCACGAGAAGCATGCTTCCGTTTCCGCCAAAGGTGGCAATGCACGCAATGGCTCGTCGGCAAAGACCATCAAAGGCGATTTTGGCACCATGCCGATTGAGGTCCCTCGTGACCGGGATAGCAGCTTTGAACCAGTCATCATTCCCAAAGGCCAAACCCGGTTCGCCGAGTTCGATGATAAGATTATCTCCCTGTACTCCCGCGGGCTTACCACTCGTGAGATCCAGGGACACTTGGAGGAAATCTACGGTGTTGAAGTATCCCCCGCTCTGATTTCAATAGTGACTGAAGCAGTAGCTGAAGAGGTCAAAGCTTGGCAGAACCGCCCGTTGGATGCGCTTTATCCCATCGTTTACATGGATGCCATCAGGGTCAAAGCCAGAGGCAATGGCCATGTTGTGAACAAGGCTGTCTATCTGGCCATCGGCATCAACATAGACGGTGCCAAGGAAGTTCTGGGAATGTGGGTCTCCGAAAACGAAGGAGCCAAGTTCTGGTTGCAGGTTGTGACCGAACTTAAGAACCGTGGTGTCCAAGACATCTTCATTGCCTGCGTTGACGGCCTGAAGGGGTTCCCTGAGGCCATAGAAATAGTTTATCCCAACACTCAAGTCCAACTTTGCATCGTCCATATGGTACGCAATTCCTTGAAGTTCGTTTCGTGGAAACAACGCAAAGAAGTTGCGACAGATTTGAAGGTTATCTACCAGTCAGCGACCGCTGAGCAGGCCGAAATGGAACTGACAGCATTTGAGGCAAAATGGGACAAAACACACCCGACGATCAGCCAGTCCTGGCGCCGGAACTGGGCGCAAGTTATACCATTTTTTGCCTATCCAGCTGATATACGAAAGGTTATTTACACAACCAATGCCATTGAATCACTGAATATGTCACTCAGAAAGGTGACCAAAAACCGGGGCTCGTTTCCCAATGATGAGGCAATGTTCAAGTTACTATACCTGGCGCTGAGAAACATCGCGAAGAAATGGACCCTGCCGATCAGAGACTGGAAAGCTGCCATGAACCGCTTTTCCATTCTTTTTGAAGACAGAATGCCAAGCTATTAA
- a CDS encoding winged helix-turn-helix domain-containing protein: MKTILVIEDEKDLAELIAFNLEKEGYRPLIALDGISGLEAVRSNPPDLILLDLMLPGLLGTEICKLLKKNEKTAAIPIIMLTAKGEEIDRVVGFEVGADDYMVKPFSTRELLLRVKAVLRRTMPEKTAEKRITIGLVTIDTERHLVNVAGEEIILTTTEFKLLLNLAERLGRVQSRDILLQNVWGYNYVGDSRTVDTHVTRLRTKLGEAGEMIKTVRGFGYKMEE; this comes from the coding sequence ATGAAGACCATACTCGTGATCGAAGACGAAAAGGACCTGGCGGAACTGATAGCCTTCAACCTGGAAAAGGAAGGATACCGGCCGCTCATCGCCCTTGATGGGATTTCCGGCCTGGAAGCCGTGCGCAGCAATCCTCCCGACCTCATTCTCCTGGATCTGATGCTCCCCGGCTTATTAGGAACCGAGATCTGCAAACTCCTGAAGAAGAATGAAAAAACCGCCGCCATTCCGATCATCATGCTAACAGCCAAGGGTGAGGAGATAGACCGGGTCGTCGGTTTTGAAGTGGGCGCGGACGATTACATGGTGAAACCTTTCTCCACCCGGGAGCTGCTGCTGCGGGTCAAGGCGGTGCTGCGCCGCACCATGCCGGAAAAAACAGCAGAAAAGCGCATCACCATCGGCCTCGTCACCATCGACACCGAACGCCACCTGGTCAACGTTGCCGGTGAAGAGATTATCCTCACGACCACCGAATTCAAGCTGCTCCTTAACCTGGCCGAACGCCTGGGGCGTGTGCAGAGCCGTGACATCCTGCTGCAAAACGTCTGGGGATACAATTACGTGGGGGACAGCCGGACGGTGGATACCCATGTGACAAGGCTCAGGACCAAACTCGGCGAGGCGGGAGAAATGATCAAGACCGTGCGCGGTTTCGGCTACAAGATGGAGGAATAA
- the pstS gene encoding phosphate ABC transporter substrate-binding protein PstS, protein MLNIIRKSILTLAILAVTAISGQASAETLINGAGATFPYPLYSKWFAEYAKVDPTVKFNYQSIGSGGGIKQITAQTVDFGASDKFLSDAELKAAPGKLLHIPTVMGAVVVTYNVPGVGKGLKLSSEDVADIYLGKITKWNDPKIANDNPKIKLPNQPIIVVHRSDGSGTTSIFTDYLSSVSPEWAGKVGKGASVKWPIGLGGKGNEGVAGQVKTTQYTIGYVELAYAFENKLPFATLKNKSGNFVEPSIKSTSAAAAGAAKSMPADYRISLVNQPGKDAYPIVGFTWLLVYQDQKDKVIGKKLVEFLNWELKHGQKMADKILYAPLPANVAKMVEKTVKSIK, encoded by the coding sequence ATGCTCAACATCATCCGTAAAAGCATTCTGACCCTGGCCATCCTGGCGGTAACCGCCATCTCCGGCCAGGCATCGGCAGAAACGCTCATCAACGGCGCAGGCGCAACCTTCCCCTACCCGCTCTACTCCAAGTGGTTCGCCGAATACGCCAAGGTCGATCCGACCGTCAAGTTCAACTACCAGTCCATCGGCTCAGGCGGCGGCATCAAGCAGATCACTGCCCAGACCGTCGATTTCGGCGCTTCCGATAAATTCCTCTCCGACGCAGAACTGAAGGCTGCCCCCGGCAAGCTGCTCCACATCCCGACCGTTATGGGCGCCGTGGTCGTCACTTACAACGTTCCCGGCGTGGGTAAAGGGCTGAAGCTTTCTTCCGAAGATGTGGCTGATATCTACCTGGGGAAGATCACCAAGTGGAACGACCCGAAGATCGCCAACGACAACCCCAAGATCAAGCTTCCCAACCAGCCGATCATCGTTGTTCACCGCTCTGACGGGAGCGGCACCACGAGCATCTTCACCGACTATCTTTCCAGCGTCAGCCCGGAATGGGCAGGCAAGGTGGGCAAGGGTGCTTCCGTCAAGTGGCCTATCGGCCTCGGCGGCAAGGGTAACGAAGGGGTTGCCGGACAGGTCAAGACCACCCAGTACACCATCGGTTACGTGGAACTGGCCTATGCCTTCGAAAACAAGCTTCCTTTCGCCACATTGAAAAACAAGAGCGGCAATTTCGTCGAGCCTTCCATCAAGTCCACCAGCGCAGCAGCTGCCGGCGCGGCCAAATCCATGCCTGCCGATTACCGCATCTCGCTGGTCAACCAGCCGGGCAAGGATGCCTACCCGATCGTCGGCTTCACCTGGCTCCTCGTCTACCAGGACCAGAAGGACAAGGTAATAGGAAAGAAGCTGGTCGAGTTCCTCAACTGGGAATTGAAGCATGGCCAGAAGATGGCCGACAAGATCCTCTATGCGCCACTCCCTGCTAACGTGGCGAAGATGGTGGAAAAAACCGTCAAGAGCATCAAGTAA
- the pstC gene encoding phosphate ABC transporter permease subunit PstC, with the protein MWRKAVPPEAISQKWNIKTGLNGDFIFKGITVVFAFSILAILLLMVYEMVGESLPAMRKFGWRFITSSDWDAVQETFGALPYLWGSVVSSILALLLATPLSIGSAVFITEIAPKKFGGVIAALVELLAAIPSVIYGLWGVLVMAPWLQRTVQPFLIDHFGFLPLFKGAPYGVSMLAAVFILMIMVVPIITSITKEVLLAVPQSQKEAAIALGATRWEMIRMAVLPYGRSGILGAVILGLGRAIGETMAVTMVIGNTPQISLSLLSPAYTMPSVIANEFAEASSQLHSAALMEIGLILLVVTLVINALARFLIWSVNRKQSGGGL; encoded by the coding sequence ATGTGGAGGAAGGCCGTGCCGCCCGAAGCAATCTCACAGAAGTGGAACATCAAAACCGGCCTGAACGGCGACTTCATCTTCAAGGGGATCACCGTCGTTTTCGCCTTCAGCATCCTCGCCATACTGCTTCTCATGGTCTACGAAATGGTCGGCGAGAGCCTCCCCGCCATGAGAAAATTCGGCTGGCGGTTCATCACCAGCAGTGATTGGGATGCGGTGCAGGAGACCTTCGGCGCGCTTCCCTACCTCTGGGGCTCGGTGGTTTCATCGATCCTCGCCCTCCTTCTCGCAACGCCGCTTTCCATCGGCAGCGCCGTCTTCATCACCGAGATCGCGCCGAAAAAGTTCGGCGGCGTGATCGCCGCCCTGGTCGAGCTCCTGGCCGCCATCCCGAGCGTCATCTACGGCCTCTGGGGGGTGCTGGTCATGGCGCCATGGCTGCAGCGGACCGTCCAGCCGTTTCTCATCGATCACTTCGGCTTCCTCCCCCTCTTCAAGGGGGCACCCTACGGGGTGAGCATGCTCGCCGCGGTCTTCATCCTGATGATCATGGTGGTGCCGATCATCACCTCCATCACCAAGGAGGTGCTTCTGGCCGTGCCCCAGAGCCAGAAAGAGGCTGCCATCGCCCTCGGCGCGACCCGCTGGGAGATGATCCGCATGGCAGTCCTCCCCTACGGCCGCTCCGGCATCCTGGGAGCGGTGATCCTCGGCCTGGGGCGGGCCATCGGCGAGACCATGGCGGTCACCATGGTGATCGGCAACACGCCGCAGATATCCCTGTCGCTCCTCTCCCCCGCCTACACCATGCCGAGCGTCATCGCCAACGAATTCGCCGAGGCAAGCTCGCAGCTCCACTCCGCGGCGCTCATGGAGATCGGCCTCATCCTGCTGGTGGTCACCCTCGTCATCAACGCCCTTGCCCGCTTTCTGATCTGGAGCGTGAACCGAAAACAGAGCGGAGGTGGACTATGA
- the pstA gene encoding phosphate ABC transporter permease PstA: protein MMRSVALRKAKNLLMTALMVAATLSVLVPLVFIFVHIVKMGLSSVNLDFFTQIPKPTGETGGGMANGMVGSAVMIAMASLIGLPIGIFGAIYLAEYGGSRISTVIRFAADVLSGIPSIITGMVAYTLLVVPMKGFSALAGAVALAMIMIPIVLRTTEEQLKMVPGTLREASLALGVPLWRTSLKVTLRSAMTGVMTGILLSVARVAGETAPLLFTALGNQFWSRKLTEPMAAMPLQIFNFAISPYEDWHRLAWAGALVLVTVMFSLSLAARYFGRSRQEG, encoded by the coding sequence ATGATGCGGAGTGTCGCCCTGCGCAAGGCAAAAAACCTGCTGATGACGGCGCTGATGGTCGCTGCGACCCTGTCGGTGCTGGTGCCGCTCGTCTTCATCTTCGTCCATATCGTGAAGATGGGACTTAGTTCCGTAAATCTCGACTTTTTCACCCAGATACCGAAACCGACCGGCGAGACCGGCGGCGGCATGGCCAACGGCATGGTGGGCTCCGCGGTGATGATCGCCATGGCCTCGTTAATAGGCCTCCCCATCGGCATCTTCGGCGCCATTTACCTGGCCGAATACGGCGGCAGCCGCATCTCCACCGTCATCCGCTTTGCCGCCGACGTACTTTCCGGCATCCCCTCCATCATCACCGGCATGGTCGCCTACACCCTGCTCGTGGTGCCGATGAAGGGCTTTTCCGCCCTGGCCGGCGCAGTGGCCCTGGCGATGATCATGATCCCCATAGTGCTCCGCACCACCGAGGAACAGCTGAAGATGGTCCCCGGCACCCTGCGTGAAGCCTCGCTGGCACTGGGGGTGCCGCTCTGGCGCACGAGCCTCAAGGTCACCCTGAGGAGCGCCATGACCGGGGTCATGACCGGCATACTCCTCTCCGTCGCCCGGGTAGCGGGGGAAACCGCGCCGCTCCTCTTCACAGCTCTCGGCAACCAGTTCTGGAGCAGGAAACTCACCGAACCGATGGCGGCGATGCCGCTACAGATCTTCAACTTCGCCATCTCGCCATACGAGGACTGGCACCGCCTCGCCTGGGCAGGCGCCCTGGTCCTGGTGACGGTCATGTTCTCCTTGAGCCTGGCTGCGCGGTATTTCGGCAGAAGCAGACAAGAAGGCTGA
- the pstB gene encoding phosphate ABC transporter ATP-binding protein PstB, whose amino-acid sequence MNTKVKLENLNVHFGSNHAVKDVSIDFPENSVTAIIGPSGCGKSTVLRSINRMHDLAPAARVTGKIILDDTDIYDKGVDPVSIRRRVGMVFQKPNPFPAMSIYDNVIAGYKLNGRVNRSEADEIVESSLKRVALWDEVKDRLKASAMELSGGQQQRLCIARTIAVRPEVILMDEPASALDPLSTLKIEELIEELKEKYTIIIVTHNMQQAARVSDFTAFFYLGELIECGETRKVFTTPDKKQTEDYITGRFG is encoded by the coding sequence ATGAACACCAAGGTAAAACTGGAAAATCTCAACGTCCATTTCGGCAGCAACCACGCGGTCAAGGATGTCTCCATCGACTTCCCGGAAAACAGCGTCACCGCCATCATCGGCCCTTCGGGGTGCGGCAAATCGACGGTGCTCCGCTCCATCAACCGGATGCACGACCTGGCGCCTGCGGCACGGGTCACGGGCAAGATCATCCTTGACGACACCGACATCTACGACAAGGGGGTGGACCCGGTCTCCATCAGGAGAAGGGTCGGCATGGTCTTCCAGAAACCTAACCCCTTCCCGGCCATGTCGATTTATGATAACGTGATTGCCGGTTACAAGCTGAACGGCAGGGTCAACCGGAGCGAGGCGGACGAGATCGTCGAGTCGTCTCTCAAACGGGTCGCCCTCTGGGACGAGGTGAAGGACCGGCTGAAGGCAAGCGCCATGGAACTTTCCGGCGGCCAGCAGCAAAGGCTCTGCATCGCCAGGACCATTGCCGTAAGACCGGAGGTGATCCTCATGGACGAACCGGCTTCGGCTCTCGACCCGCTCTCGACCCTGAAGATCGAGGAACTGATCGAGGAACTGAAGGAGAAGTACACCATCATCATCGTCACCCACAACATGCAGCAGGCCGCCCGCGTCTCCGACTTCACCGCCTTTTTCTACCTGGGAGAGCTGATCGAATGCGGCGAAACGAGGAAGGTCTTCACCACCCCGGACAAGAAACAGACCGAGGATTACATCACCGGCCGATTTGGGTAA
- the phoU gene encoding phosphate signaling complex protein PhoU produces MEREHFSKVFDEELNTIREKLLEMGGKVEVMIANSMKSLVERDSELAERTIAFDHEINHLEMEIDERCLEVLARRQPAARDLRFITLALKIVTDLERIGDQCTGIAKRAKELNMEPPLKPYIDLPRMADWASMMVKEALDAFVRGDDTLAIKVCKDDQFVDELNEQIQRELLTFMMGDPSTISRAIKVNYISKCLERIADHATNVAEMVIFMVKGKDIRHTIA; encoded by the coding sequence ATGGAAAGAGAACATTTCAGCAAAGTATTCGACGAGGAACTGAACACCATCCGCGAGAAGCTCCTCGAAATGGGGGGGAAGGTGGAGGTGATGATCGCCAACTCGATGAAATCCCTCGTGGAGCGGGACTCCGAGCTGGCCGAACGAACCATTGCCTTTGACCACGAGATCAACCACCTGGAGATGGAGATCGACGAGAGATGCCTGGAAGTGCTGGCGCGCCGCCAGCCGGCAGCCCGCGACCTGCGTTTCATCACCCTGGCGCTCAAGATCGTCACCGACCTGGAGCGGATCGGCGACCAGTGTACTGGCATTGCCAAAAGGGCCAAGGAGCTGAACATGGAGCCGCCGCTCAAACCTTACATCGACCTCCCCCGCATGGCCGACTGGGCTTCGATGATGGTCAAGGAAGCGCTCGACGCCTTCGTCCGCGGCGACGACACCCTGGCGATCAAGGTCTGCAAGGACGACCAGTTCGTGGACGAGCTGAACGAGCAGATCCAGCGGGAACTCCTCACCTTCATGATGGGGGACCCGTCCACCATCAGCCGCGCCATCAAGGTCAACTACATCTCCAAGTGCCTGGAGCGGATCGCGGACCACGCCACCAACGTGGCAGAAATGGTCATCTTCATGGTCAAGGGGAAGGACATCCGCCATACCATCGCCTGA